In the Drosophila teissieri strain GT53w chromosome 3R, Prin_Dtei_1.1, whole genome shotgun sequence genome, TACGAACAGTGGACACTTTGATGatgtatttttgataaattgtgAAAGTGCCCGGCCCAGACGACAGCTAATTGACGCCCCAAAACTCCCCACCTAAACCCATTTTTCCCAACCGAATGGCATATGTTATTAAAGTGGCGATAAAAATGCGATTAATAGCGCACAAAAGCCTATCATGTGAAAGGCCAACTAAAAGCCCAAATGGCGAatgccaaaaacgaaaaagaaatcgTATTGGCGATGAAAAActacaaaagaaaaacatttttacgCGCGCTGTTCAACTTGAATAAAACGACTCCAAATAGAAGTAAGAGATAGAAGAGAAGATACTTGTCCTTGGGCGCAATTTTATCTAattcggctgatattttatcagTGTCACAACGCAGAACATTGAACGATATCAATTTCCCATTTATGGGTTAATGGGGGAGAAAGGCAGATAGAGGGATTCTACTCGGGTTTCGTTTTCACGAGGAGTAATGTTTAATGGCTTTTCAAGTGCTTCTCAAATGAGGAACCGAAGACCCTGCCTTCCACTTGCAGTTGCCAACACATTGCGGTCATAAAGAGTGCACTTTATGGCATTCCACTGACAAAGGTCAAGGGTTAAAGGGGCCACAACAATGGGAGTGTTTTGCAGGAGTGACAGTAGTTAAAACATGTGAAAGTGATCCATACTTTCTAGTTGTAACTATTCCTTACTTTAAGGTGTTCGCGTTTTCCTGACAGATGGGCTAATTGCaggatatttaaatatgtttcaCTGAAATTACCAGACAACACagataatttatattttcctgATCCATCGGCAGTAAGAGGGGGAAAACCAGTTACATTTACACTCAAACCAACACCTGCTAATGACCATTGCTATTACCAACAGACTAAAAGCCATTAGCGCCTCTTGAGAACCATAGTCCACAAATATGGCCCAAAGCGAAATGtctaatgaaaatatttcacacaAAGCACACACTCATAGCAAATGTCACACTTTGCACGTGCCcctcaaaaaacaaaaacaaaaaaatgaacaaaaaaacGAGGCCCCAATTAGAGCCCAAATTAGGTGTTTTTTTCTCGAGGCTCTGaggcttaaaataaaattccagCCTTCGAAAGTGATAAAAGAACGCAGCGTTGATTATTATAAATAGCAATGCTCCACCTATTATCTTATCTTTGGATTTAAATACACTTTTGGCCATGCGATCGGgccagaaatatttatgcagtCAAGCAAAAATTTGGGCTGCTCTTCTACTGGACTGGAATCCAATAAATGAGTGCTTTCCCATTGTTCTTGTGCATTTTGCCAGTGCAATGTCATGACTTGACGCCATCACATTTTCTGGGCTGCCTTGATTGGTGTAAAGAAAATTGCCCCGACAGCAGAACGCGATCTTAAGAGTCAATGCTCCTACATATATACTCTTGTGACCGGGTTCAACGAATGGCGATTATTCCAGCGGCATTCTTATCAGAGGATGTTCGTGATTGCGACTCTCTTGGCAATTTCCATAAAGTTCTATTCACTTTTAAGGAGTTTGCAACCAGTACAAATTCTTTTAAGTTTGGAGCATCTTGGAACCAGAGATTGTACTACATATCATTCCATTCTTATGTAATCTTCAGAAATCCCTCACATAGTGTCATCTATACTAGTTCCAAGTACTAATTACTATATATCTAAGCCCAAAACAATCAATAGATTCtcaatttgtatgaaatacTCCATGTCATTCGTCGAATTTCTTTGAAATAATGTCAAGGCTAATGCATCAAATCTTTTCGCTGGCTTGACATTAATGTTCCCAGCTTTCTTGTTTGactttctttcgtttttgggAAACTACAGCACTTGTCATTGTGGggtgctgccacgccccctgtcACGCCCCTTACAATGATGTCACATCAGACAGACTGAAATTGCTCCAATTTCGCCCATTGCTTTTGACTATGTCACGCTTTTCCCAGCGAGCGCTTTTCCACACTTGACTTCGCATTTCCCCGCGATCTTGGGACCGCGTTATTCCCACCTCAACTAATAACTTTGTTGGTTTTCCATCCATTTTCCGAGTGCATTGCGCctgggctttggctttttccgCAGTTTGCCACtgtttcattttctttttgcgcCTGCCCTGGATTTCCATTTTGTCGTACTCGGTTTTTGCGCTGGTTTTTCTCGCCGATTGTAAAACGTTGTGCACTAATGGCAGCTGTGAAATGCATTTATGTTTATGGTCTAGTTTttcaattcttttttttttttgctttgtttgggCGCCTGAGCACCTCTTAAGGGCAAACATTTATTCTTATCCTCCAGCCACATTAGTGCGAAGGCTAAGAGCAACCGTGATGGGCTTGCTTCGGAATtacgaatggaaatggagcagAGCAATgggttttaaaaacatttaacttttcGCATCTTTAGttgacatacatacatatgttgcTTAGGAGATCCTACAACAAAACAACCTTTCACTAAGACAATTTGAATCTTTTAAATCGTACATTCTTAGATTGTCTATCCAAAGTTCATAGTTTGATGTTCTGGGTTCTACAAATTTTAAGagtttaaaagttttggaGATTGTACGCCTTTCTATAAGATCATTTGCCATAGAAGACATTGTTTGTCTAAAGTAttgtcaaaataaaataataaccaaATTTCAAGTAAAGAAGACTAGCCATTCTTCACCGGATAAATAAACCTCATAAGAAAAATGGATCCTAACATGTGTGATCAAATTAACATAGACTACAAATAAGATTACATAAACATGCAAATCTTCCACTTCATTTTATAATATAGCATTATTGATACCCGACTGGCGACTTACCTTGATAATTTACAGATTCAGCTGGAACTGTTTGATTTATTCGAAGGGGTTTGCATATATCATTTTGAAAACGGCAAATTGCGATTATAATCGAAACAAAAATGAGCAGAGGAAGAGAAGAAGAATAAGAGGAATGGCGATATTAGGgagataaagataaagttgCACGCGAAAACCGGTTGCCGTTATTGTTTACACCAAATCGGAAACGAAGTTGTGGGGGGCAGGCGCGAATATGGATGTTGCAAGGAGGGGAAGAAGTGGAAATTGGGCGGAAAACGGGGAACGGGAAAGTGGGaatcaataaaacaaacacaccACGAAAACACATGGAAAGTGCAGCAGAAATATATGCCTTTCATTTCGGTTTAGTGCACAAATTGGAGAGTCCTGCTGCCATAGGAATGAATCATTCGAATCTTTTCGATTTTGACGAAAGATATGATAGGTGAGATAAATAATATGCTGCtgcacaaccacacacactcacgcacacacgctcacGCACACCCGcccccacgcacacacacgcaaccGCACACGAACGAGGCTTCACTGTGGatgtttattaatatattcCAGACACGCGGATCCATAGAGGAAAATCATACATATTCGATACACGGCGGCGACGAcggcgaaaaaaaagagagaaccgaaaactgaaaagcaGAACACACGCGTTGGTCCGTTTCGTTCCTTTGTTTTTGATATCGTATCGGTGGGGGCCAAGAGCTATATCCGCATTATATAACCGCACTGATGGATCCGGTCATGGCTGCACCGTGGGCCACCTAATTGCACCCGTCACTTACACTTTTTCCTCGCCAGTCGCTTGGATCTCGCGTCCGAGTCGTTTGgggatttgttttttaaaacgCGACGTTCGTTCCTCGGTTCTCGACGGGCTTAAACAGTGTGACCGCCCTGCGAGTGCAACTGCATACCGTTGGTATGACCGTGGCGGGGAAAGTGCGTTTATGCCGTGTGCCATATGGGAAAATAtaccaaaacattaaataacatACTTTAAAcataatataaaattgaaaaatacgGCTTAAAACCTAAATACGTATAATAACCTATGCAcatttgattaattatttaaagtatttaaatatgttgtatttttaatatatttaatatttaatttatttacgtATTCAACATTCAGTTAATGCCCACTGTGAGCTCTTTCCAACACTAATAATTCTATCGTCAACCGTTGTTATCGATAAGCGCTCACTTTCTGATTGCTCGTtcgcaaaaaataaacacttttcCGGCATTTAAAAATGGTAAGTAGAAATCTAGCGAATTGTGACCTTttaacaattcaatttttgcaCCCAGTTTTCACTGCTTCATAAAGAGGAAACTGCTCACGATAGTCCGCTGTGGGCGTGCACCTGGGGACGCGACACTGCCGCCCCAGATCCGGATGACGCGGGCACGGAGCCAGAAGAGGAGAATCCCTTTGATTTCGACAAGAAGGAGGCGCGTCCGAAGGATTTCATAGTCACCGGCGGCCTGGACGACTTGGTAAAAGTGTGGGACTTGCAGGAGGACAACACGCTAAAGTTGCGCCACAAACTGAAGGGTCATGCCCTGGGAGTCGTTTCTGTGGCCGTCAGTTCCGATGGACAGAGTAAGATGAAAGATTCTGCGCTAAGGTGATAGAGAAATGGACCACCATTGATATTGCCACCTTTCTTTTAGCCATTGCCAGCAGCTCTCTGGATTCCACGATGTGTTTATGGGATGCCCGATCGGGCGACAAGAAACATCTGCTGACCTTTGGGCCCGTTGATCTCTGGACGGTGAAATTTTCCCCCTGCAACAAATACGTGATATCCGGACTGAATGATGGCAAAATCTCCATGTACAGTGTGGAAACCGGAAAGGCAGAGCAGACATTGGATGCCCAAAACGGCAAATACACGCTTAGCATTGCCTACGTAAGGCTTATCTACTAAATAACCCATCTGCCGAGACCTATAGCAATATTATTTTAGAGTCCTGATGGCAAGTACATTGCCAGTGGAGCCATCGATGGCATCATCACCATTTTCGATGTGGCCGCGGGCAAGGTGGTGCAAACATTGGAAGGACACGCGATGCCAGTGCGCAGTCTGTGCTTTTCGCCAAACTCCCAGATGCTGCTCACTGCCTCGGATGATGGCCACATGAAGCTCTATGATGTGTAAGTGGTTTACATCTAAGAAACTTATGGACATTACAATCTATTTCTTTCAGCACGCACTCGGACGTTGTGGGCACCCTTTCCGGGCACGCCTCGTGGGTGCTGTGCGTGTCCTTCTCCGAGGACGGCAAGCACTTTGCCAGCTCATCCAGTGATAACAGCGTGAAAATATGGGATACCTCGGAGCGCAAGTGCCTGCACACATTCGCCGAGCACACAGATCAGGTGTGGGGCGTGCGATATAGCCCTGGAAACGACAAGGTGGCCTCTGCATCCGAGGACAAGTCACTGAACATATACTACTGTCCGCCCAATGCCATTGTTTGATCACCGTTTTGTACAATAAAGCGTAggtttaaaataaacaacaagaGTGATTTATTTACGGATTACCCTCCGAGCTCGATTTAACCCGCAGAAGGGGCTGCGTGGCTTGAGTTAGCATCGTGTCCTTGTACTTCTGGTcgggtatgtacatattaaaGGTTTTGAAGTAGTGCAGTATGTTTTCTAATAGAGATAAAGTTAGTCTGGGATATTCTGTGAgcatagtttttgtttgtcttaCCGACTAGAGGCTCCTTGAGCTTGTATTCATGGGCTATCTTCTTGGCTGGGAAGGATTCCGGATCCAACTGGTGGTCATTGATGAACTTAAGCGCCTGGCGCAGTGTGCAATGACCGGGGCT is a window encoding:
- the LOC122620623 gene encoding WD repeat-containing protein 61 — its product is MFSLLHKEETAHDSPLWACTWGRDTAAPDPDDAGTEPEEENPFDFDKKEARPKDFIVTGGLDDLVKVWDLQEDNTLKLRHKLKGHALGVVSVAVSSDGQTIASSSLDSTMCLWDARSGDKKHLLTFGPVDLWTVKFSPCNKYVISGLNDGKISMYSVETGKAEQTLDAQNGKYTLSIAYSPDGKYIASGAIDGIITIFDVAAGKVVQTLEGHAMPVRSLCFSPNSQMLLTASDDGHMKLYDVTHSDVVGTLSGHASWVLCVSFSEDGKHFASSSSDNSVKIWDTSERKCLHTFAEHTDQVWGVRYSPGNDKVASASEDKSLNIYYCPPNAIV